From Shewanella acanthi:
GATAGGCGCGTTCGATAAAGTCGGTGACTGTCGCGTGTTTTTGTTTCCATTCCTGCAGACGCGCAGGGCTTAACATATCCCGTACTGAAGTGACGCCGCCCACCACTAAGGATTGTGGATGAGGTTGTTTTCCACCGAATATTGCTAGCATCTCAGCCGCAACCCTTTGCACCTCAAGTGCTTTAAGGTAGTGGGAAAGGGCAATCAGGTTTTGCTCAGGGCTGAACTTATAGGTGCCGTTGCCCCAGTAAGCATTAGCAAAGGGCCCAAGTTTGCCGGTTTCGACAAATTCTTTAACTCGTTCTTGCACTGCGCGCAAATCCCCTTCACCAGCGGCAATCGGGTTATCGGTATATTTAAGGGCAACCTCTGCGGCCTTGGCGGGATCGGCACTTAATGCCGAGACCACATCCACCCAATCTAAGCCATGCAGATGGTAGAAATGCACTATATGGTCGTGCATATAGAGCGAGGTTTGCATTAAGGAACGTAACAATTTCGCATTGAGTGGAATCGCTAGCCCGAGGGCATTTTCCACTGCTTCGGTGCCGCAGCGGTAATGGGAATAGGTACAGACACCGCAAATACGCTGCACAATCAGGCCCACATCCATTGGGGTGCGTCCCTTGAGGATGACCTCAATTCCGCGCCACAACGTGGAGGATGACCAGGCATTGGTGATGACATTATTGTCATCGACTTCGACTTCGATACGAAGGTGACCCTCAATCCGGGTGATAGGGTCAATCACAACACGCTTGCTCATGGCTATTCCTCCAGCGGCTTAGCAAAAATACTGGCAACGGCATGGGCGCCGATGCCCACCACTGTCGCACCTAAGATCACAGCACCGACGGTGTCGGCGGTGGAGTCCAATCCATGGAGCAGTTGCCGACCCAGAGGCGCCTCAAAGTCCGCCATGTTGTCCCAGAAATTCGGTTCAGAGCAGCCCATACAGCCGTGGCCTGCTAATACCGGCCAGCTAGTATGGTGATTGAAGCGTTCGGTCGGGCAATTGTTATAGGTGTAGGGGCCTTTACAACCGACTTTATAGAGGCAGTAGCCATCTTTTGCGCCCTGATCGCCGAAGGTTTCGACAAATTCCCCTGAGTCAAAGCGGCCGCGGCGTTCACAGTTATCGTGTACCCGTGCGCCGTAGGCCCATTTAGGACGGTTATACATATCCAGTGCAGGCAATTTGCCAAACATAATGAAGTACATCAGGGTGCCGACAATGTTTTTCTCACTCGGTGGACAGCCACCTAAGTTAATCACCGGCTTATCGACCACTTCGTGTACGCCCTTAGCCCCAGTGGGGTTAGGGTACGCGGCTTGCACCCCGCCAAAGGAAGCGCAGGTACCGACGGAAATGATGGCGGCGGCGCCCGCGGCGGCTTCCTTGACGGTGGCAAGGCCAGTGCGGCCTTTACAGCCGACGGTTAAAAAGCTGCCGTTATTGGCGGTAGGAATCGCACCTTCTACCGCGAGTAGATAACGACCTTTATAGGTTTCAAGCGCATGTTCTAGGTTTTCTTCTGCTTGCCAGCCTGCAGCCGCCATGAGCGTCTCGTGGTATTCCAAGGATACATGGTCAAAGATCAGCGAATCGAGATTTGGGGTATCGGCGCGAACCAGGGATTCAGAGCAGCCGGTACATTCGGCCATATGTAACCAGATCAGTGGCACGCGATCGGCGACTTCAGCCGCCTCTGCCACCAGTTGGCTAAAGGGAAGCGGCAGGGCGAGGGTGGCTGACACCATGGCGCTCCATTTCATAAAATCGCGGCGAGTGATGCCGTGTTGTAACAGTTTATCGACGAGGGGGACCTGTTGACGGGGAGCGAGTTGGCGTAGGGCTGCTAGGCGCGCCTTTCCCTGTTCATAGAGGGCTGAATGAGTGTCCATAGCTCAACCTTTTATTGTTGTTTAAATGTAAATTTATTAGGGTTTACATCATTGACTTAGTCAGTTTAGGCTTAGCTAAGGTTGAAATTATTGATGTATATCAAGAATGTCCGAAAGATGTGACGAATCTGAATTTGACATTAAATTAACATGACGCAGGTCTAATTTCGGTTTTGTGTATGGGACAAAATGTCGCACTTTTCTAATCTTTGTTGAAGTTGTGCCAAATTTTTTCGCTTCAGTGGGTTTTGGCTTATATCCATCCTAGGTGGACGCGAATCTTAGATAGGGTTAAGTAAACCTTAAGATTTGATGTCTAAATTCAAGCTCAATTGTGTAGGGAGAAGCGATGAAAAAGTCATTGTGGTTTACAGGGTTAGCCTTTGCCGTCCTTAGCGCGGGTTTGAGTATGGCGGTTAACGCGGCGCCGTCGCTTGTTCACACAGTTCAGAATGAACATGAACAAACGGTTTCCTTAAATGAATTTAAGGGCAAGGTAGTTTATGTCGACTTTTGGGCGTCCTGGTGCGGGCCTTGCCGTAAGTCTTTCCCTTGGATGAATGCGATGCAGGCTAAATACGCCGATAAGGGGTTAGCTATCGTCGCCATTAACCTCGATCCCGATAAAAAAGATGCCGATGATTTTTTACAAAAGCTCCCGGCGACTTTTAATGTGCGATTTAATCCAGAGGGTGATGTAGCAAAAAGCTTTGATTTGCTTGGTATGCCAAGCAGTTTTATCTTCGATAAGCAGGGTAAGCTCGTTAGAAGTCATGTGGGGTTTACCCCTGAAAAAAGCCAAGAGTATGAACAGGAACTCGTAGAACTGTTGAAGGAGTAATCTATGTTGAAAGCTTGTGTGGTAGCTGCAGTCATGTTGGTGGGTCTTAGTGGCTGTTCAAGCCTTGGTGTCGAGCCTTGGGAGCGTGGACAGTTAGCCCGAAGTGACATGGCGCTTGACAGTGAAAAGCTCGATTTGGCGCTAGACGATCATATTTATTTCAGTAAGGAAGGCAGTAGCGGTGGCCGCGCCTTTGCTGGTGGTGGCTGTGGTTGTAACTAAACCTTAATACTTAAACTCAAGCTTGAGGATTAAGTCGCCCCTATTTGCTACATCTAATGACATATAAGGCGTAGTCAGCTATGAACAATAATAACAATAAGTTGCAAAGCGTTGATGTGTCACTGAGCACGTCAAATTCGTTATCGTCTGCTTTCCCACTTCCATCGTTAAGTCGTCAAAGTGCAAGTAAGTCGATTGCGGGCGCCCTTGCTTTAGCAAGTTGTGGGCTATTCGCTAATGGTGCTCAGGCGGCCGAGGAGGGCAGTTTCACCGATGGCTGGCAGGTCGATGCAGCCCTCATGTATTACGGTGAGCAGGAGAGGGTACAAGCTATTGAAGCGATTGGCACCGCCCAAAAAACCTTTGATGATGAAAGTACGGTCGACTTAAAGCTGGTGGTCGACAGTTTAACCGGTGCATCTGCTTCCGGCGCGGTTGCCCAAACTAGCAGTCAAACTTTCACCCGTCCCTCCGGCAACGGCCAATATACGATTAAGGCTGGGGATACGCCACTGGATGATACCTTCCATGATACTCGTCTTCAGGGCAGTGCTAACGGTTCTTGGGTGCTCAATTCCGATTGGAAAATTAACGGTGGCGTTTATGGTTCAAAGGAATATGATTATATGTCCATTGGCCTAAATGGCGGGGCAGAGCGCGGTTTTAATAAGGACAATACCACCTTGTTCTTTGGTGGTGCCTATAGCTTCGATGTTGTTGACCCCGAGGGCGGCAGACCCGTGGCGTTGTCATCGATGGCGATACGTGACCATTACAATTCCGATGACAGTTTTCAAGCGGCATTCGATGCCACTCGCCAGCGGGGCAGTGACAACAAACAAACCGTCGATTTAATGCTTGGGGTAACCCAGATATTGAATCAACGATGGTTGTTACAGGCCAATTACGGCATCTCGAGTGTGAGTGGTTATTTAACTGACCCTTTCAAGGTATTGAGCGTGGTGGATGAAAGCGGCACAACCGAAGATATTCGCTATGAGAACCGCCCAGATTCGCGCCTTAAGCACAGTGTTTATCTGATGACCAAGGGGGCGCTCGATTCCGGAGTTGTGGATTTTTCCTACCGCTTTAACACCGATGATTGGGATTTAACTTCCCATACACTCGAAACCCATTACCGTTATTACTTTAGTGGCAGTTTTTACGGCCAGTTGCACCTGCGCTATTACACCCAATCTAAGGTGGATTTTTATCAACCTTTCTTGTTATCTGATGAGCCATTACCCGAGTTTGCGAGCGCCGATTACCGCATAGGTGACATGGATGCTTACACCTTTGGGGTGAAATTTGGGCATCGTTTAGCCGGAGGTCATGAAATGACCTACCGTTTGGAATATTACCAGCAGAATCCGACATCGGATGAGCCACTGCCTGGACAGTTACAAGAACTGGATATTTTCCCGACCCAGAAGGCGATAACTGCCCAATTTAGTTATTCTTTTTAGTGAGATACTACTCGGCAGTGTCGAAAAGTGTCAGTATTGAGTGCGCCCTTGGTTACGCCATTTCCAAGGGTTGCACTCTTTACTGCTTTTCCCCCTTGTGGAAGGCGATGGCTATGTTGGCAACGAAAGGGAAAGAGTGGTGAGTTTGACCTCGGTAGATAAGCGCAACCATGACGACCAGCTCCAGCCTCGGGATTGGGGCTTTTTGGGGCAATTTAGGGCAATGGCCAGTCCCTGCGAGTTATTGATGGCCACGGATGATGTCCAGATTGCGGCAACAATGCTTAAACTTGCTATTGAAGAAGTCAGCCGAATTGAGCAGAAATACAGCCGATTTATCCCCCACAATCCCCTGTGGCAACTGAATCATGGTTTGGGTAAGACCTGCACCATTGATGCCGAAACCTCCAAACTGTTGCACTTTGCACTGCAGTGTTTTGAGTTGAGTGAAGGCCTATTTGATGTCACCGCCGGCCCTTTAATGCAACTGTGGCGCTTCGATGGTAGCGCCCATATCCCTACTCAACCAGCAATTGATAGGGCAATGGCCTTAGTGGGTTTTGAGCGTTTAACCTTGAGCGAAACTTCGTTGCATTTGCCTGAGGGGATGCAACTCGATCTCGGTGGTATTGCGAAGGAATATGCAGCGGACTCAGTGGCATATCTTTTAGCCGCGCGCTTTGCAACGATTTCAGTTCTCGTCAATCTCGGCGGTGATATTGCTTGTCCCGTGGCAAAGTCCCCCCCTTGGCAGGTAGGGATTGAAAACCCGACTAAATTAGATACTGCCGCAAAAGTACTGAGCATCTCCAAAGGGGCGCTCGCCACCAGTGGCGATACGCGGCGATTTATTGAGGTCGATGGTAAACGTTATGGCCATATTATTCATCCCCGCACGGGTTACCCTGTGGTTGATGCGCCGCGCTCCGTCACTGTGATAGCGCCAAATTGTGTCACCGCGGGAATGCTTTCTACGATGGCAATGCTGAAGGGAAAAGCAGCAGAAGCTTTTTTAGCGGAACAACAACTCCAATTTACCGTTTATCGATAGGGCGATTGCATGCGGATCATGTTAGTTGAAGACAACGAGTTATTGGCACAGGGGATCTGCATGAGCCTCCAAAAGCTAGGCATGCAGGTAGACCACTTAAACAGCTATCAGCAGGCGCTGGTGGGGATTAAGAATGAAAGCTTTAGTGCCATAGTGCTCGATTTAGGCTTGCCCGATGGAAATGGTAAAGAATTGCTTAAGGCATGGAGGCAGCAAGGCATCTCTATTCCGACCATAGTACTGACTGCCAATACGGATTTCGATACTAAGCTTGATTGTCTCGATATTGGTGCCGATGACTACTTAGGTAAGCCCTTCGACGTGCGTGAGTTGGCTGCAAGAATTCGCGCTATTGTGAGACGCCAATATGGGCTGGACCATAATAGCCTGATCATTGGTGCCTTGAGTATTGATTTAAACAGCCGAGAGGTGACTTTTCGCGATCAAAGTGTGCCCTTGTCGCGCCGTGAATTCCAACTCTTACTCGAACTTGCCCAGTCCTCTGGCAGAGTGCTGACGCGAAATCAGCTTGAACAACTCACCTATGGTTGGGATGAAGTGGGCAGTAATTCCATCGAAGTTCATATCCACCATTTGCGCAAGAAAATGGCCAACGAGCTGATTAAAACCGTCCGTGGTATTGGCTATACCTTAGTTGAAATCAATTAATCGGCGGAAATTGACGACATTTTTGAGTGACAAACCCAGACTTTATCGGTATTGAGTAACGGCCTTTTAAGGTAGTTTGAATTGATGCGTAAGCGCGGGGTAATTTAAGTGAAGCGACTCAGAGTGTTGGATGTGTATTCATTACGTTTATTACTGACATTGTTAATGTTATCGGGTATTTCCGTGTCAGTGGGCATTTCGAGTTGGTATAGTACCCGAGATTCAGTGCATCAAATTGAAGAGCTATTTGATGCTCAAATGATGCAAAGCGCTAAAATGCTTGAGCTTTTTTATCACGACGATGCAGAATTTTTGGTTCAGCAGCCATCACCGCAAGTGTTGCATGTGCCCGAAGGAGGCGTTAGCACCTTTGCTCAAAAGGCCGATGCTTTAAAATTGGCCTATGAACATAAATTGGCCTTTCAAATATGGAGCGAGCAGGGGAAAGCCCTAGTGTACTCCGATAATGTCGGGGTTGAGCCATTAAGTGATTTTGTTGCTGGCTACCATAAAAAAAACCTTACGGATGGTCTCTGGCACGTTTTCAGTTACTTTTCGACCAAACATAAACTGTGGATTATTACCGGCCAGCGTGATGATGTGCGAGAGGAGTTGGTCTCTCAAATTATGCATAATGCGTTTATTGCGCCGCTCATTGTCCTGCCATTAATGCTAGTGCTGGTCAGTTTGATTTTTTACCTGCTATTTCGCCCACTAAAAGCCTTAGAGCGTGAGCTGATGAATCGATCACACAATGACCGAACCCCCTTAACAATGTCATTGCCAAAGGAATTAGTGCCAGTGCGACGTGCACTTAATCAATACATTACCACTTTAGATAAATTTATCGCCCGTGAGCGCCGTTTCAGCGCCGATGCGGCGCATGAGTTAAAAACGCCGTTATCGGTTATCAAGTTACATCAACAGGGTTTAGAGGGCCTGCTTGGTGATGAAACACAGCAGAGAGTGCACCTTGCGGCCATCGACTCGGGGGTTAAACATATGAGTCATACCGTCGAGCAGTTATTGTTACTGGCAAGGGTCGATTCAATTGAAGAACTTAATGTGAAGCATCACTCCCTACTGCCAATGATCGAAGAAGTGTTAAACCAACTCATGCCGATGATCACTGATTATGAATGGGATATTGATATCGATGCTGCTATAAAAATTCGCTGCGATCGCTTTTATTTGCTGCTAGTACTAAAAAACATTATTGAAAATGCCTGCAAGTACAGTCCACGCGAAACCCTCATTTGCCTCAGCGCCAGACAGGAACCTCAAGCGATCAGGTTAGATATCGCAGATAGAGGCTTGGGCATGACCCCCGAACAAATTGACAGTGCAACAGAGCGTTTTTATCGCGTTAACGAAAATGAGGGTATCGGCGCGGGGCTTGGGCTATCCATTTGCCACCATATCATTGAGCTCCATGGCGGTGAACTGACGCTTTCACCGCGTGAGGGTGGTGGTTTGGTCGTCTCTGTGTTCCTTCCGCAATAATGTCTATTTTCTTCATCTCCTTGAATTGCTTACACCTCAGCGTTTATTGCCTCACCTTTGTGATGAGTCGAAGGTGGGGGGGGTCCATCTATCCACTTTGAATTTACAAGCAAAGCTAATCTTAGCTTACTGTAATAAAAGGGCTTAAATCCCATTTAGTATGGATTTAATGCCAATGTTGTTAGCAGCCGTTACTGTTGTTATTGGAAGTGAGATGTCCAGCAATTAGCACTACGAAAAAATTTAATTAGCTTAGTGTTGCCCTTCAAAGGGTGATGTAAGTCGGTATATTCAGCATAAACGAGAGATAAACTAAGGCTATAAAATTGATAATGCCAACAAGATAAGGCATGGATTGCCAAGTGAGTTACCTATGGCTCTAACATTAATAAAGCCCATATGATGTGTTATCCCATTGATTGTTCAGCTGAGATACAAGTTAACGGAGTATCATCAGTGGGCAGTGAGCTTGGATGTGAAGATGATGATCCGATTCATTGTTAATAGAAAACGCTGATCGGCGACATTTATTAACATGACACTCAATTTGGATGAGATTGCGATAAATCGAAATCGATAGTTAACAGTGTTACCCGTTAACGGCGAAACCTTGTTTTGAGGGCTGTGACAGCCTGACGCTTGAAGACTGTAATGTTAGATACTAAGTGAGTCTTGCATAGATATGTCAATGTCCGGTGAGGTCAGTGAGCTAAACTCGTCGGCTTTGGTAAGATTGTTCCCCAATATTTGTAAGTTTTAAACATTCTGACTTTTTCTGTGGCAGAAGCTCGCGAAATATAGCGCTTATCCTAAGATTATTCTCAGTAGCCAACCTACTATGGGTGCTGAAGTTGTTTCCTAAATGGGATCTTGGCCGAGTTTTATTTATCGCCTTTGTCGATCCAGATCAAATTTGTAGGCGAATTTGGTTTTATATTCCTTATTGTTATAGGTATATTGCTAAATATTATCAATCAAAAGGGGTTAACCTCATCTTTATTTATGAGTTTTTTTCCGCCTTCTGATATCTTTCGCGATATGTTGCAGCAGCTGTTTTTACCCCAAAATTAGCGGTGAAAGATTTTGACTGTCAACATAAAAATTATTGATTTCTTAGTTTATTTTTAGGTTACCTATCCTATGGTTAGCTTGTTGCGTTGCCAATCGTTTAAACCTTCTTCTTCAATCCTTTGCTCGCTGGCACTCAGTGTTTCTCTAGCATTGGCCGGTTCTGTCTCTGCTGCTGAAGAAACCAAACCTGCAGAGACTAAACCCACTGTGACACCTGCTACACCGTCTAAAGCAGCTGTCCAGAGCGCAAACAAAAACCAAGTCAGATTTACTAAGACGGGTACGTTTGACTCAGATTATATTGTTAAATTAGCGCGTAAACTTGCTTCCAAGCCCTATGTAGCCCTTAAAGATCCTTTGCCAGCGGGCCTTGCCAAGCTGAGCTATGACGAGTACCGCGATATTCGTTTTAATCCCGTATCGTCTATTTGGCGCGATCAGGGGTTACCTTTCCAAATGCAAATGTTTCACCGTGGTTTTTACTTTCAAGACTTGATTGAAATCGCCATTGTTGAGGGTAATCAGGCAACTCATCTAGCCTATGAGCCAAAATATTTCACCGCAGGTGAGGTACTCACCCAGGCATTGCCAAATGATGATATTGGTTATTCGGGTTTCCGTATCCATAACCAGTTAAACACCAACGGCGTTTTTGACGAATTAATGGTGTTTCAAGGGGCGAGTTATTTCCGCGCCTTAGGTAAAGGTAACTCCTACGGTCTGTCAGCCCGCGGCCTTGCGATTAAAACCGCCGATGCAGAAGGGGAAGAGTTTCCAATATTTCGTGCTTTTTGGGTTGAGCGTCCTTACTACGACAGCAATCTTGTTGTAGTGCATGCGCTGTTAGACAGCCCAAGCGTATCGGGTGCTTATCGTTTCTCAGTACGTCCTGGTGACAACACCCAAATTGATGTTGAGGCGACACTGTTTCCACGCGTTGAATTGAGTAAAGTGGGCCTAGCCCCAAGCACTAGCATGTTCTTACATTCGCTAAATGGTCGCCACGATACCGATGACTTCAGACCTGAAGTGCATGACTCCGACGGTTTGTTAATGTTCAATGGCCGCGGGGAACACCTGTGGCGTCCATTGGCCAATCCTCGTCAGTTACAGATCAGTGCATTTTCTGACAATTCGCCTCAGGGGTTTGGTTTAATCCAACGCGAACGCAGCTATTCTTCCTATCAGGATTTAGAAGCCCGTTATGAGCGTCGCCCGAGTCTTTGGATTGAACCTATGGGCAATTGGGGCCAAGGTGCCGTTGTGCTGACGGAGATCCCAACGGAATCTGAAATTCACGATAATATCGTAAGCTTCTGGAAACCGCGTCAGCCCATTGCTGCAGGCAGTGAATATCACTTTGCCTATCGTATGAGCTGGGGTGATGAACCTGCTGCACGGAGTAATTCCGTCATGGTTAGCCGCACAGCCAGTGGGCGTGCGGATATTGCTAAAGCCACACCAAGACGTTTGTTTGTTGTTGATTATCAAGTTAATGGTCCGATGCCGAACGAATTACCATTGGCTAAGGTAGAGTCCTCTGGTGGTGTGATTACCAATGTGGTTGTTGCGCCAAATGAGGCGAGCAATGGCTATCGTTTATCCTTTGAATTAGAACCAGAAAACAAAGACCTTATCGAGCTAAGGGCTGAGCTTAAGTTTTCTACTCCGCGTCAGGTTGAAACCTGGTTATATCGTTGGACACTTTAAGATCCCTACCGGAGCAATTGAATATGACTGTTTCCGAGAATTCAGTACTCGAGACTGAAGTCCTCGTCGGTGGCAGCGCCATGCCGAATGAACGGCCTGGCGCGATGGAGCCGCAAAGCCTAAGCAAAATGCCTGAAGGTTTTCCCCGTCGCAGCACTGTTGCTAATGGCGTTCGTTCAAAGGCGATTCGACGCTTCTTTGTTGTTGGCGGCGCTTTTTTGTTGTCAGCCTTTGCGATTTACGAGATGGCCGCAGTATTCAGTATCGGAGGCATCACGCCACTGGAATACCTGATGCTTGCGCTGTTTGCCATCAACTTTTGTTGGATTGCCTTAGCATTTTGCAGCGGTATTGCAGGCTTTTTAATTTTGCTAAAAAAGCCTAGGCCTAACGAGTTAGCTGCGACTGAGCTGCATACGCGCACGGCGATTTTAATGCCGACTTATAACGAATCTCCGGACAGGGTGTTCTCGGCGGTGTCTGTGATGGCGGAAGCGCTGTCACAAACGGGCCATGGTCATGCGTTTGACTGGTTTATCCTAAGCGATACGACCGATCCTGACATTGCGTTGCTTGAAGAGCAGGCCTTTTTAAGACTGCGTCAGGAAACCCATAAGCATTCGCGGGTTTACTACCGTCGTCGCCGTAAAAACGTCGCCCGTAAGGCAGGTAACGTGGCCGACTTCTGTCGCCGCTGGGGTTCGCGTTACGATCATTTACTGGTGCTCGATGCCGACAGTTTAATGGAATCATCGACCATTACAGGTCTTGCCCAACGTATGCAGGCCGATCCCGATGCGGGTCTTATCCAGACCATCCCATCCTTGATCAATGGCACCACTCTGATGGCGCGTCTGCAGCAATTTGCCGCGCGAATTTATGGCCCTGTGATCGGTACTGGTCTAGGTTGGTGGGTACAAAAAGAAGGTAACTTCTGGGGCCATAACGCCATTATTCGTACCGAAGCCTTTATGGGCGCGGCGGGTCTACCACACCTAAAGGGTAAACCGCCATTTGGTGGGCATATTCTAAGCCATGATTTTGTGGAAGCGGCGCTTATTCGCCGTGCGGGTTGGAGTGTGGTGATTGCCTACGATTTACCTGGTTCCTATGAGGAATGTCCGCCTTCGATTATCGACCTTGCGGTACGCGATCGCCGTTGGTGTCAGGGTAACTTGCAGCATTCCCGTATTCTGCCAACCAAAGGTTTGCATTGGGTGAGTCGTCTGCATTTGATGACAGGCATTATGGCTTATCTGTCTTCGCCGTTCTGGTTGCTGCTGATTTTGACCGGTTTGATGCTTGCATTGCAGGCGCACTTTATTCGTCCTGAATATTTTACCGATCAGTTTTCGCTATTCCCAACTTGGCCAATCATGGACTCGGATAGGGCATTAAGATTGTTCTATATCACCATGGGTGTGTTATTTGGACCTAAGATTTTTGGGGTACTGTTGCTGCTAAAAGACGGCAAGTTTGCCCGCAGTGTGGGTGGCCGTATAAAGGCAATTTTCAGCGTTCTCTTTGAAGTACTGTTGTCGGCATTGATTGCGCCAATCATGATGTTTATTCACTGCGGTGCTGTGATGTCGATTCTGATGGGCCGTGACAGTGGTTGGTCACCCCAGCGCCGTGATGACGGTAGCATGCCTTGGCTTACCCTGATTTACCGTCACCGTTTGCATATGCTGGCGGGTTTCATGCTGGGTTACGCGGCCATTCTTGACTCATTGACCTTGCTTGCTTGGATGAGTCCTGCGCTGATTGGTTTATGGTTTGCTGTGCCGATTTCGGCGTGGACGGGTTCAATTAAAATCGGTGAAGTCTTTAAACGACTGGGTATTTTGGCGACCCCAGAGGAGCGCAATCCTGCGCCTATCTGTATTCAAGCACAGCTTGCTCGCGCCGCTTATCAGTCTTATATTGCAGAGCCTTGGACACTGGCTCAAGTGCTGAAAGATCCTGAGCTGATGGAGCTTCACTTAGCCATAGTAGACAAAGAACCCCTTCGCGCTGCGGGAACACCGATTGACCCCGTTGAGGCGATTGTGCACGTTAAAGTGCATGAGGCGCAATGTCAGCAAAGTGTGCTGGCCTTGTTTAATCGCCAAGAAATGGCCTTGGTATTAGCAAATCCATTAATGCTGCGCAGTTTGCAAAAACTCCCCGAACAGTTTGTGCCCGAGGATCTGGTGTCGTTCTGCTAGATAGCACGGATGTTAGCGCCCTGCGTTA
This genomic window contains:
- the mdoH gene encoding glucans biosynthesis glucosyltransferase MdoH; translated protein: MTVSENSVLETEVLVGGSAMPNERPGAMEPQSLSKMPEGFPRRSTVANGVRSKAIRRFFVVGGAFLLSAFAIYEMAAVFSIGGITPLEYLMLALFAINFCWIALAFCSGIAGFLILLKKPRPNELAATELHTRTAILMPTYNESPDRVFSAVSVMAEALSQTGHGHAFDWFILSDTTDPDIALLEEQAFLRLRQETHKHSRVYYRRRRKNVARKAGNVADFCRRWGSRYDHLLVLDADSLMESSTITGLAQRMQADPDAGLIQTIPSLINGTTLMARLQQFAARIYGPVIGTGLGWWVQKEGNFWGHNAIIRTEAFMGAAGLPHLKGKPPFGGHILSHDFVEAALIRRAGWSVVIAYDLPGSYEECPPSIIDLAVRDRRWCQGNLQHSRILPTKGLHWVSRLHLMTGIMAYLSSPFWLLLILTGLMLALQAHFIRPEYFTDQFSLFPTWPIMDSDRALRLFYITMGVLFGPKIFGVLLLLKDGKFARSVGGRIKAIFSVLFEVLLSALIAPIMMFIHCGAVMSILMGRDSGWSPQRRDDGSMPWLTLIYRHRLHMLAGFMLGYAAILDSLTLLAWMSPALIGLWFAVPISAWTGSIKIGEVFKRLGILATPEERNPAPICIQAQLARAAYQSYIAEPWTLAQVLKDPELMELHLAIVDKEPLRAAGTPIDPVEAIVHVKVHEAQCQQSVLALFNRQEMALVLANPLMLRSLQKLPEQFVPEDLVSFC